TTTTTACTATTGCAATTAATCTTAACTGAGATCTGGGGACTGTGCTGGCCATTGTAACACGTCAATCAGGTTTTCTTGAAACCACATCTTAGCCGTATTGGCCCTCAAAAATGTCCGCATGTCCATAACATTATCTCCTCCGTAGTGTAACGTGGATTAAGCGCCTCTTTGGCTGGTCTGCGAACACGACGGAAGCCATTGGAAcctttgaaattgaattttgactcctCCAAAAAGAGTACGTCCCTCCATTTTCTAACGTGCCAGTTGATGTGGTCATcaggaataattttttttctagccAGCTTGTTTTTGGTGGAAATGAAAGGCTTTTTTACAGCTTTGAAAGATTTTAGTCTACCATCAACAACTCGTCTCCGACTTGCGCTCAGTTCGAGTTGGCGTcgtattttttttcatgatataaaagggtaattttttaattgattaaattatttcagAATACTgccattttgttgtttttcttggtctaCCACTTCGAAGAATCGTTTGGAAAGActttttggatttgtaaaatttaaaaatcactgATGTTGGAATGGAATATTTTtccgatattttaatttgactcattccacttttatttcaagtttgaactcaatcgacccaatggttagGGCTGTAGGGGCGTGGACAAACAGACAGATGGACGGAATGAGGGTTCCActctataaaattatttaattattaaaacaaacaataaactcACCCAGGTATTTGCAAACAATTATCCAATCGATATCGTAGTTCTTCAGTAAAGTTAGCCCAGAGCTGAGCCATTCCACTCTTACCACCAAAATGTGCATTGCAAGTGGCCAACAAACAACTCAACCTCGCAACCAAAGAATCACATCCTGCTGACTTAATACGGAGTGGATcgaactttaaaagaaaaataaacatttcaaaaacatgttttccaataaaagtgTTCAGAATTATTGATTTACCTTGTTCTTGGCATTCTTGGAATATGGAAACAAAGCTTCTGCTTGCATATCCGGGAAGATATAACTTATCATTTGCAACAACTCGGCGTCCTTGATGGGTCCAGCGAGTTTCTTTTGAGGTGACCATTTCCTGAAGGGCGAAGCAGTCACATCAAACTTCGACTTGGTAAGTTGATCCAAGGGATTTGGTTCGTCTCCAGTGGCACTGCCATAACTCCGTCCAACATAACTCTCTACCGTTTGAATGCTTTTCTGGAGATCCAAATAATCGTCAAGAGCACTTGACAAATAGCTTCTGGCTCTGGTTTTAGCGCGAACTGACCACGCATGAGCCTTCGATGCCACAAAGTCGGTGTAGTTGGCCGTGTCAAGAGCAACATTCTCGGCAATATCTGGCCAGCAGCATTGAACCAACAATTCGGTCTTTGAATCACTGAAATAGCCATATGGCAGGGCTACAAAGTAAGTTCCCTCCATTGGAGTCTCATCTAAAAGAGATTCACTTTCCGCGGCTGGGTTGACAAAAAATGGAACCTTCATTTTGTGGGTGTACTTTGTGATGTTCCCTAGAGCGTAAGTTTGACGAACCGACACCGTAGCTGGCCGATTAGAGCCTCCGTTTCGCTTCTCCTTGAAAAGGTTCAGCAGTCCAGAAAGGTATTGACATGAGGGTAGAGCATTTTCCAAAGCCACAACATCAAAGTTGATCCTCACGGATTGGCCAACCCAAGATCCGAGGAAGAAGTTCCATGACGGATTGAAGACCGGAATGAATATGGGAACGGCTGAGTTTGACTCCGCTGCGACGACATTGGCCGAGCTTAAAAAGAAGCTGCAGTCATTTGTATTAGAGATGTATCCATGAGCTTGCTCCACCAAAATAAAACGTCTCAAGCCATACCACTTGGCCAAAAGATGAGTGTCATTAGTGTCCGAAGGACAGAATGTATTCTCGAGACAAGTGAGGTCAGAGAATAGTTGTGGTTGCTCCGGGATCGTAGATTCCTTGGTCTCATCCTCCGGGATTTCAGCTTGATAATAACTGACAATGAATTCTTTCTTGCCCAACTTCAAAGTCTCGGTTTTGATGTTCCAATTGGTATTGAAGAGTTGGTCTTTCTTGAGTGGTGGACCCTTGTCTGGGGCGGATAAATTCCAATCTTGAATAATCTCTCCTAGTTGTGCGTTAAATGACTCCCAGTCGGATTTGGTACTGAAGTCTTCACGATAGAAACcattttcatcgatttcttcagccatattttgaaattatctcGAGgaacttattaatattttgatttctttattttttggacaaaaattcgCGACGATAACACGACGACGTAAATAAAGGAATTTTTGAActgtcaacaaaacaaaaacaaaaagacaaaaacaatgTTGCTATAAAAATGGGAATCACCAGTTCAGGGAATGAATTATGGGAGGTGATTGGTAAGGCCCCTTTCATACGAAGAAGGATACAATTAATGGCGGATTAACATGTATTGTTTCTATAATCGCGAAGAAATAGAGAGCAAGgtagatttatataaaaatcggaATGTGTAATAAAGAAACTTTACAAAGATGAGCATGATCTGAATTATGGTGCTTCCTACAATCTGTACTAGATTTTTAGACTACTATCACTATGCTGCAATTACACGATGAAATTGGATGCATGTGACACTTCGAACAACATAAGtgcaaaagagaaaagaaatttaaaaacaaaagacggaagaaaattaataaatgtcaCCATGTGTAAAATGTTCCGTGCGTCTATTTGACTTTTCTTACTGCTCTTGTCTGTTTTTTTCTGAACTGTCAAAATGTATTCCTGAATATACTTTCAAAAGGATGGAGTAACAAAAATCATTTCTATATTCTTTTTGTGCAGATTTAAAAGAGAAGATTAATGTCGATCCACCATAAAATATCTGAcgattaagaaaattcttatttGCGCTAACAATTGATTGTAACttaatttttgcatttgatacatttttgtaaattaagatCGTAAAGTTGTCTGTTACAAAAATCCACTGCTGAATGGAAGAAGAGattaggaaaaaataaaaggttaattttgtcttatcaattcgtaatttaaatttaaattgattgtgaaGAGTGGAGTTTATTTCAAATTGGATTTACGCCCTTTTAAGGCTGTATGTATAGGTTTCTGTTTACCCATTCCTAAACACGTTCAAAGATGTCAATTTTCTTCCGCTTGTCCTGCTATAAATATTATTCAACAAACTTTTTCCAAGGATATGTAAAAACTCTTGCAGGATTCGGCTTTTATTTCTCATCctccttaagcctagtacatacttccacgtgaagtgaacgttcgccagtggagaaagtgaacttttgacattgctcactggtacacacttgtgagtacacgttgtgaacatgcggaaaccaaatgtcaaagcttcaccaacagttcccgtacattttgcacgtgaattgcccgtgaacgaaaactctccactttgttctccactcagcttcacgagcaagttcacgggtgaaccaaaaactgaaatttgtatgggttcacgagatggttcacaagtatgtactaggctttatccTTAAACACGTTTTGAGGTGTCAATTTAATTCTGTTGGTCCTCCATTGAATGTAATTTGCAGAAGTGTCAGTTACTCCAAATTCAAGTCAAGTTTATTGGAAAGTGAAATGTTCCACATTAAATCCAAAGATAATTGAATATACAAAATTCTTCATGTGATGACAGAAAACATGCGTTAACCCtgaagcctagtacatacttgtgaaccatctcgtgaacccatacaaatttcagtttttggttcacccgtgaacttgctcgtgaagctgagtggagaacaaagtggagagttttcgttcacgggcatttcacgtgcaaaatgtacgggaactgttggtgaagctgaagtcaaatgttcacaacgtgtactcacaagtgtgtaccagtgagcaatgtcaaaagttcactttctccactggtgaacgttcacttcacgatgaagtatgtactaggcttgaTAAGTCAGATAAGTTTATCGTGACTgcaactgtcaaaatttgtagATTTAGTTCATGAATTTGATGTGGAAATTAGAATTGTAACCCTGTAAACTTAAAATGTCAGTTCTGtgtttaatttgacattttatacaaaatacttaaaaactgACAACAAATGtcacaaagaaaaaaagcaaaatgttaataaattaaataaaacaagaaagttGTTTGAATTTTTCAGAAATGTATTTAGAAAACGAACAGGAAAACAACTGCGCATAATGCACGTACCACCACCGGCCTGACCGGTTTCTATCAGAGAAACTGCAATTTCaggtttgtttcttttgttctcCAAAACCACATTAAATCACTTAATCGAACACATCTAAATTCAGAGCGAACACATCCCTTGGAGATTTGCGCGGCGGccatttttgtacaaaacccACACTTGACAGCTCCAatgtcaaaaatagtttttgtagaaaatagaTTTTAGAGTTTATTTTCCCAAccagaaaatttgtaaaataaaattttaaaaaattatatttttctaaaaccaaATAATGAAATAGATTGAGCCAACTGAATAACGAACAAAAACCAATCCGAAAATTAATTGTAAGTATGAATAAATTGCGTTGCTCCGCACTCGGGTGACTCGGGTGTTAGGTTTTCGCGCCCAACCCCCCGGGAGACGAAGACGACCGATGGTCGTGTGTGCCGTCACCGTCGTCATCCCCCCTGCGCCAACGCCAAAGCCATCGACGACCATAGGCAAAGGCAAAGGCGAAGCCAAAATTCAAGTCTAAAAATGGACGCGTGCGTTGCCTCTAGCCATCGCTGCCGCGCTGTGCCCTGCAGCGGGCGGCCGTTCAATTTATCCTTGATCTTCACTCTTCCATCTAATTTTTTCAGGTGGTGACGCAGGCATAATGATCAAATCCTCGCAGGAGCAAGGCTTTCGTTTGCGACCCAACGAAACAACCATTGCCGCAGTAGACACCTTGAAAACGTCTTTTCTGCCCAACCTCAGCATAGACGCGCACTTCTGTCCTATGTGCGGCCAGAGCTTCCCACGGCAGAATATACTCACCGAGCACATGCACGCCTGTCACCCCTCTGAGATGCTCTTCGCCGCCAGCAACCTCAACCGCATCGAGTATCCGTGCCTCAGCTGTGATGAAAAATTCTCTTCCGGAACCGAGCTCGATGAGCACAATCGCGTCGCCCACCAGGCGTTCCGCTTCACCCGGTGCGTGTCGTGCGGCCTCTATGGCATCACCACCATCGACGGCGACTACAAGTGCGTCCATTGCGGCAATACGTGCGGCGTATCCCCCGCCAGTACGATGGCTGCTGTCGGCCAACCCATCTATCT
This window of the Eupeodes corollae chromosome 3, idEupCoro1.1, whole genome shotgun sequence genome carries:
- the LOC129952885 gene encoding rab3 GTPase-activating protein catalytic subunit, which codes for MAEEIDENGFYREDFSTKSDWESFNAQLGEIIQDWNLSAPDKGPPLKKDQLFNTNWNIKTETLKLGKKEFIVSYYQAEIPEDETKESTIPEQPQLFSDLTCLENTFCPSDTNDTHLLAKWYGLRRFILVEQAHGYISNTNDCSFFLSSANVVAAESNSAVPIFIPVFNPSWNFFLGSWVGQSVRINFDVVALENALPSCQYLSGLLNLFKEKRNGGSNRPATVSVRQTYALGNITKYTHKMKVPFFVNPAAESESLLDETPMEGTYFVALPYGYFSDSKTELLVQCCWPDIAENVALDTANYTDFVASKAHAWSVRAKTRARSYLSSALDDYLDLQKSIQTVESYVGRSYGSATGDEPNPLDQLTKSKFDVTASPFRKWSPQKKLAGPIKDAELLQMISYIFPDMQAEALFPYSKNAKNKFDPLRIKSAGCDSLVARLSCLLATCNAHFGGKSGMAQLWANFTEELRYRLDNCLQIPGIASGFPDMRTCLLHQKLQMLNICMERRRIRECGMPFASSEGEAAVSVLNPEDETQEDEATDDEFFDCSDEESTSSGPSKPQGRKSKLGDMKLIDSDEFLYVPATQDPVPKTEDQLLDDAEVMLKLGPGSGLSTQMMCSSLRSDMESFKAANPTAKIEDFIRWYSPRDWEEEIDEDGKVTAKLSTRMTAPDNTWQNVWKQAQPIPAYRQKRLFDDTNEALKVLHYLETRTIGELYELTVVALLHSAVLKLKDIVMYSNILEAFNNQIEEILSDLCKLSRDNDQIPDGSVFELLRKIQNLETSLFQYKNLEKLFPPQSPPNEKEKKIMVLSLGGDEVLLPGASKNTFARRILEKYRLEVGSSDSGKVLPDPASKEYVIRLESESSSSGPQFLRAISSGSRIRLCGAFSENTTFV